A genomic window from Bacteroidota bacterium includes:
- a CDS encoding tetratricopeptide repeat protein, with the protein MRTVVKFILFFIIVTVLGSCSNEELYSKVEEISSEYYFVGKQSCIECHEVEYKDWLHSDHDRAMAVASDSSVVGDFNNSTFTDNDGFVSKFYKRDGKFFVYTKAENGEPKELEIKYTFGIRPLQQYLIPFEKGRLQCLPITWDTQTESWYSLVDSVYHGQKITPENWLYWTNNGQNWNGMCAECHSTNLHKGYNPETREYNTTWSEINVSCEACHGPASRHVQWAEIDSLDRPEIKHYGLKNPTYMQTDGLLDQCAYCHARRTSFGDNHHDGDNMLNHMFPQLINGEYYHSDGQILEEDYVYTSFVQTKMYRNHVRCADCHNVHSLKTKFQGDALCYQCHREDQYEETHHFHKSIGGKGAITENGFYENERGDGTQCVDCHMTGGKYMGVDYRRDHSFRIPRPDLSIKNGTPNACNQCHKDKSNEWSVKWIKKWYGDTDYSEYSYLQTFADARAGKESSVEELKLLLKHDSINPIHKATSIEYLANFDPGLSREAVKEMLDDKNGLIRHAAVRNLNSQRVEEYVSALLPKLDDPLLAVRIITVSKLLDAPKNAIPENYQVLFDKALNEYIKTMEYTLDFAESAHNLGGLYSRLGDNTNALKYYEEALIIDDQFYPAAINMAILYSQTGRNKDAKTILNNTLKYHSDLAIGYYYLGLLYNEDGDTELAKTNLEKAIEFDPNYARAFYNLGLIYLSENDEKSAEIAFERTIEIDEDNFDYLYNLGVFYLKNSKFKKAERVAKLLIEYYPNENIGKEMMSMAVQKQKMP; encoded by the coding sequence TTGAGAACTGTTGTCAAATTTATTTTGTTCTTTATAATTGTAACTGTGCTGGGCAGTTGTTCTAATGAAGAGTTGTATTCTAAAGTTGAAGAAATATCATCGGAATATTATTTTGTTGGAAAACAAAGCTGTATAGAATGTCATGAGGTAGAGTATAAAGACTGGCTGCATTCCGATCATGATAGAGCAATGGCAGTGGCCAGTGACTCCTCAGTTGTTGGCGATTTCAATAATTCTACATTTACCGATAACGATGGATTTGTATCAAAATTTTACAAACGAGATGGTAAATTCTTTGTATATACTAAGGCTGAAAACGGAGAGCCTAAGGAACTGGAAATAAAATATACATTTGGAATACGACCGCTTCAGCAGTATTTAATTCCATTCGAAAAAGGGCGTTTGCAATGTTTGCCAATTACCTGGGATACGCAAACGGAATCGTGGTATTCTCTTGTAGATTCGGTATATCACGGACAAAAAATTACACCGGAAAATTGGCTTTACTGGACTAACAACGGGCAAAATTGGAATGGGATGTGTGCTGAGTGTCATTCTACAAACCTGCATAAAGGCTATAATCCGGAAACCAGAGAGTACAATACTACCTGGAGTGAAATAAATGTTAGCTGTGAGGCTTGCCACGGACCGGCATCACGTCATGTTCAGTGGGCAGAAATTGATAGTTTGGACAGGCCGGAGATAAAACACTACGGCTTAAAAAATCCAACATATATGCAAACCGATGGATTATTGGATCAGTGTGCATATTGTCACGCCCGCCGTACTTCGTTTGGCGATAATCATCACGACGGAGATAATATGCTGAATCATATGTTCCCGCAACTAATTAATGGAGAATATTATCATTCTGACGGGCAAATACTGGAGGAAGATTATGTTTATACTTCTTTCGTTCAAACCAAAATGTATAGAAACCATGTACGCTGTGCCGATTGCCACAATGTACATTCACTGAAAACAAAATTTCAGGGAGATGCCCTGTGCTACCAGTGTCACAGAGAAGATCAGTATGAAGAAACCCATCATTTTCATAAAAGCATAGGAGGAAAGGGAGCGATAACCGAAAATGGTTTCTATGAAAACGAAAGAGGCGATGGAACTCAATGTGTAGACTGTCATATGACCGGTGGTAAATATATGGGAGTAGATTACAGACGCGATCACAGTTTCCGTATTCCACGTCCGGATCTGAGTATTAAAAACGGAACGCCAAATGCCTGTAATCAATGTCATAAAGACAAATCGAACGAATGGTCTGTTAAGTGGATAAAAAAATGGTATGGCGATACTGATTATTCTGAATATTCTTATTTGCAGACTTTTGCAGATGCAAGAGCAGGAAAGGAAAGTTCTGTTGAAGAATTAAAGCTGCTGTTGAAACACGATTCTATTAATCCAATTCATAAAGCTACTAGTATAGAGTATTTGGCAAATTTTGATCCCGGATTATCGAGAGAGGCAGTAAAGGAAATGCTCGATGATAAAAATGGTTTGATTAGGCATGCTGCAGTGAGAAATTTAAATTCTCAAAGGGTTGAAGAATATGTGTCTGCATTGTTGCCAAAACTGGACGATCCATTATTGGCAGTTAGAATAATTACTGTTAGTAAACTGTTAGATGCTCCAAAAAATGCTATTCCCGAAAATTACCAGGTATTATTTGATAAAGCACTGAATGAATATATAAAAACTATGGAGTATACCCTTGATTTTGCTGAAAGTGCACATAATTTAGGGGGACTTTACAGTAGGTTAGGCGACAATACGAATGCATTAAAATATTATGAAGAAGCTTTAATAATTGATGATCAGTTTTACCCGGCAGCAATAAATATGGCCATACTTTATAGCCAGACTGGCAGAAACAAGGATGCAAAGACAATCCTTAATAATACTCTGAAATATCATTCAGATTTGGCAATAGGATATTACTATTTAGGCTTGTTGTATAATGAGGATGGCGATACAGAATTAGCTAAAACTAACTTAGAGAAAGCAATTGAATTTGATCCTAATTATGCGAGAGCTTTTTACAATTTAGGATTGATATATCTATCAGAAAATGATGAAAAATCAGCGGAAATAGCATTTGAAAGAACTATAGAAATAGATGAGGATAATTTCGATTACTTATATAATTTGGGTGTGTTCTATCTTAAAAATTCAAAGTTTAAGAAAGCAGAAAGAGTTGCAAAGCTTTTAATAGAATATTATCCAAATGAAAATATAGGGAAAGAAATGATGTCGATGGCAGTACAAAAGCAGAAGATGCCATAA
- a CDS encoding outer membrane beta-barrel protein has product MAQGIDVLENGRPVIQVFSNLHHSRNEKGKTTEFQLIRSYLGYNLNYNDNFSAKVVFDVAPPNEESSLDYHAFMKEASLTYKKDKLVVKFGVIPMKQFLLIQDIWGYRYIMATFQDKNKFGPSNDLGLNIEYKFTDIISTDIALSNGEGFKRAQTDNKMRYGTGITLKPTEKLFFRLYGDIIPHLDTIQATASLFVAYHLKNNYTIGAESSYQKNNKFVDNHKIYGISIFGNYQFTEKIGVFSRYDILKSNIEEGQSNPWNNTENGSIYMIGLEFAPLEHVKFSLNGRYVSNEDRTVGKQTSVYLNVLYKF; this is encoded by the coding sequence ATGGCTCAAGGAATTGATGTTCTGGAAAATGGCAGACCGGTAATTCAGGTTTTCTCCAATTTACATCATAGCAGGAATGAAAAAGGAAAAACTACGGAATTTCAACTAATTCGTTCTTATTTAGGATACAATTTAAATTATAACGATAATTTTTCAGCAAAAGTAGTTTTCGATGTAGCACCACCTAATGAAGAAAGCAGTTTGGATTATCATGCATTTATGAAAGAGGCTTCGTTGACATATAAAAAAGATAAGCTCGTAGTTAAATTTGGAGTAATACCAATGAAACAATTTTTATTGATTCAGGATATTTGGGGATACAGATATATAATGGCAACTTTTCAGGATAAAAATAAATTCGGACCTTCGAATGATTTGGGTTTAAATATTGAGTATAAGTTCACCGATATAATTTCTACAGATATTGCCTTATCAAATGGAGAAGGTTTTAAAAGGGCGCAAACTGATAATAAAATGAGATATGGTACGGGTATAACTTTAAAACCAACTGAAAAACTATTTTTTAGACTATATGGCGATATTATTCCTCATTTGGATACAATTCAAGCTACAGCATCTTTATTTGTAGCTTATCACTTAAAAAATAATTACACTATTGGAGCCGAAAGCAGTTATCAGAAAAACAACAAATTTGTGGACAATCATAAAATATATGGGATATCAATTTTTGGGAATTATCAATTTACAGAAAAGATAGGAGTATTTTCGCGTTACGATATTTTGAAATCAAATATTGAAGAAGGACAGTCAAATCCGTGGAATAATACAGAGAATGGCAGTATATATATGATAGGGCTGGAGTTTGCACCATTAGAACATGTTAAATTTTCATTAAATGGACGATATGTCTCCAATGAAGATAGAACTGTAGGAAAACAGACTTCAGTTTATTTGAATGTTCTGTATAAATTCTAA
- a CDS encoding lipopolysaccharide core heptose(II) kinase RfaY, whose product METGNKPATKPLTKLNENSVRIKEIISILSKYSLASWLNESKIEWIKKYYRKNNSVEISTESTEIRIRKAINELGTTFIKLGQLLSTRTDLISKDLIEELSKLQSDTKTDSYDYVESVIKQEFDVNSLDPLYNVFNSVPIASASIAQVHKATLISGETVVVKIIHEGIEKKISEDMEILDALAHLTEKYSSKLRKYQPVQLIREFRKILFNEVNLKKELRNIQLFEKNFSDDETVSFPDVYPELSGKNVLTMQFVEGTNVNDIADKPDEIKNEISYRSAQVFLDMIFRDNFYHADPHPGNFFISSDNTITLIDCGMVGRLDEDNLEKIESLIISIIEKDSEEIKQNIIDIGSVPENLDTELFAAQIDDFIEEYLDLPLQELDISKAINQAIEIIQTNHITLPANITMLLRVLVMLEGSARLLNPGFNLSELLRSYYLKIALKRISPKAIFKKAKKNIQQWERAIELMPKVLTKVLNNASKSDFKVSMEHRNLEHTVNSLVTGLIVAALFLGSSLIVSAKIAPLIGEYSILGLIGMLISLIIGSILLIRIIKEEK is encoded by the coding sequence ATGGAAACAGGAAATAAGCCTGCAACAAAACCACTTACTAAACTAAATGAAAACTCAGTTAGAATTAAGGAGATAATAAGCATTCTGTCAAAGTACAGTTTGGCCAGTTGGTTAAATGAGTCAAAAATTGAGTGGATAAAAAAATATTACAGAAAAAACAATTCCGTTGAAATAAGTACTGAAAGTACTGAAATACGTATTAGAAAGGCCATTAATGAGCTAGGTACCACATTTATTAAATTGGGTCAGCTATTGAGTACAAGAACTGATTTAATTAGTAAAGACTTGATAGAAGAGCTAAGTAAACTTCAAAGCGATACAAAGACCGATTCGTATGATTATGTTGAATCCGTAATAAAACAGGAGTTTGATGTTAACAGCCTTGACCCACTATATAATGTATTTAACTCTGTACCTATAGCTTCTGCATCAATAGCACAGGTGCACAAAGCTACGCTGATTTCAGGCGAAACTGTTGTAGTAAAAATCATCCATGAAGGAATAGAAAAGAAGATTTCCGAAGACATGGAGATATTGGATGCCCTTGCTCATTTGACTGAAAAATATAGCAGTAAACTCAGAAAATACCAGCCGGTACAGCTAATAAGAGAATTTCGAAAGATTCTTTTTAATGAAGTGAATTTAAAAAAGGAACTTAGGAATATTCAATTATTTGAAAAGAATTTTTCAGACGACGAAACAGTTTCATTTCCAGATGTTTATCCTGAATTATCGGGTAAAAATGTTTTAACTATGCAATTTGTAGAAGGAACAAATGTAAATGACATTGCCGATAAGCCTGATGAAATTAAAAACGAAATATCATATCGAAGTGCCCAAGTATTTTTGGATATGATTTTCAGAGATAATTTTTATCATGCAGATCCTCATCCGGGGAATTTTTTCATTAGTTCCGATAACACAATTACCCTGATTGATTGTGGAATGGTAGGTCGTTTAGATGAGGATAATCTGGAAAAAATAGAAAGTCTGATAATCAGCATTATCGAAAAAGATAGTGAAGAAATAAAGCAAAACATTATTGATATTGGCTCTGTACCGGAAAATTTAGATACAGAATTATTCGCAGCTCAAATTGACGATTTTATAGAGGAGTACTTAGACTTACCTCTCCAAGAATTAGATATTAGCAAAGCCATAAATCAGGCGATTGAAATAATCCAGACCAATCATATAACACTACCTGCAAATATTACGATGTTACTTCGTGTATTGGTAATGCTTGAAGGATCAGCAAGATTATTAAATCCCGGTTTTAATTTATCTGAACTTCTCAGAAGTTACTATTTAAAGATAGCATTGAAACGAATTTCACCAAAAGCAATCTTTAAAAAAGCAAAAAAGAATATACAACAGTGGGAAAGAGCTATTGAACTTATGCCAAAAGTTTTGACTAAAGTTCTTAACAATGCCAGTAAATCGGACTTCAAGGTAAGCATGGAACACCGTAATCTGGAGCATACTGTAAACAGTTTGGTAACCGGATTGATTGTAGCAGCGCTATTTTTAGGTTCATCACTGATAGTATCCGCTAAAATAGCACCATTAATAGGCGAATATTCAATTTTAGGACTTATAGGCATGCTAATTTCACTAATTATAGGTTCAATATTACTGATTCGTATTATCAAAGAAGAGAAATAA